The sequence below is a genomic window from Verrucomicrobiota bacterium.
TTTGCACTGCCTCCGACACTTTATCCTGTGTTCCGTATTTTTGCAGGAACATCAGGGTTGTTTCCAATACTCCAATGGCTCCCGCCAGATCCCCTCGGTCCGCCAGATCATGGGCCGACTTCAAAGCCTGCCCCGCCTTTTGCATGGCTACCCAGGGCACAACAGTCTCATCCAAAGTGACTTCCGCAGGATTCTGCGTGCCTTGAATTCTTACTACCTGGCGCACACATCGGGACGCAATCCCTGCCGCACTGATTTCATCGCAAAGAATCTCAACCTCGATCAACACCTCGCCTTCCAGCGTGGTCACCGGCGTGCCGCTGATGCATGGCAGCGGCAGTACACCGATCTCCAGGCATAACACGCGCTGCTCTTCACTCATTAAATCTCCCAGCGCAAACTCTTGACGCCCATCCGGTAGCTGCACAGTTGGGCAGGTGCTCATCTGCCGAACCCACTCGCAAAAATCCAGCGGCTTGACCCGTACCCGCAGGTTCTGCACGGACAATCGCTGCAACCCCTCCAACTCCTGGCTGAAGATTTCCGGGAACTTGTCCGGGGAATCAGCGTCGTAAAACTCCCCGTTGGTCGCTTCCGCAAGGCTGCTGAGCAGTTTCTCATCGTAATTATTACCAAGACCAAGACAGGCGGTTCGTATGCCATCCATCTCCAAGCCTTGCCCCACGATCTGTCGCACCTGCACTGGATCAGTGAGGCCCACATTCAACAACCCGTCGCTTAGCACCAGTAAACGGCGAATGGTGTCAGTTGGGGCTTT
It includes:
- a CDS encoding VWA domain-containing protein; the encoded protein is MKTKLHLDYRKILTAQPQPVHFALEFIADAIANPRSKPAAFCIVLDRSGSMGGPPLEKAKQAIAMAIRNLRQGDLFGLVVFDDAAQVVIPLQKVSSREGMISILQGIIPGGSTNLTGGWMLGRDELKKAPTDTIRRLLVLSDGLLNVGLTDPVQVRQIVGQGLEMDGIRTACLGLGNNYDEKLLSSLAEATNGEFYDADSPDKFPEIFSQELEGLQRLSVQNLRVRVKPLDFCEWVRQMSTCPTVQLPDGRQEFALGDLMSEEQRVLCLEIGVLPLPCISGTPVTTLEGEVLIEVEILCDEISAAGIASRCVRQVVRIQGTQNPAEVTLDETVVPWVAMQKAGQALKSAHDLADRGDLAGAIGVLETTLMFLQKYGTQDKVSEAVQMLAQLRERLQMGGLSVRDRKLSEMQRYRSSKLSKKDFSAQMPDALQPPPPPPMPPPQKPPEEPPGKP